The Haematobia irritans isolate KBUSLIRL chromosome 1, ASM5000362v1, whole genome shotgun sequence DNA segment acaaacaaaatatgtcTAGCAGTTCCATAGATTTAAGTTCTTACCGCGATCAGCATTTTAAAGTAAGTAAAGATGAGAATTCCTTTTAAGAAAGATTTGATTAATGCTATTTATGATTAGGGCTCCCGATCTGAACAAGAACGATCCTTGCGAGAGTCAAGCACATTGTATGTAGGCAATATGTCTTTTTACACCACAGAAGAACAAATACACGAACTCTTCTCACGATGCGGAGAGGTACGACGTATAGTGATGGGATtagacaaatataaaaaaacgccTTGCGGATTTTGCTTCGTAGAATATTATAGCCGCAGTGAAGCCGAGATGGCAATGAGGTTTGTTAATTTTGTGTGTTGATCCTTTTGTCTATTTAGATTTTTATGTGGAAAGTGCGTTGCTGAAATatgttaaaggaaaaaaaattggaattatcgACTTTTCCGAAGGCCAGGGATGCCTTTTTCTCATTACTGCTTATTTGTctggagtataaacatacagctACCACAATTTTCCCCGGCTTTTAGCTTCATGCTAAACTATAACACTTCTACTGTGGTACCGAAAGTCATATTCACATGCTTAATTTTTTCCAAGACTTCATTGGCCGGTTTATTTATGTGGCAGCTATACCTAAaaccaattttctttaatgtaaaTACGATGTACCCGTGTATCATATACCTAGAACCTTTCCAAATTGAAAGACGACGGACTTAAATTTGTAGCTGTACTGATATAGAGTGAAACCACGGTCTGCACACTTGGGAGGTGTTCAGTTatgaaatgttaattttaatgtgtttatatagcaaacgtctcacGACAATTGTCCATTTTTGAGATGTGtcgggttttcagagtgtccatgtTTGAGAGGTTTTACTGCAGTTAAAATCAAAGCAATATTTTGACCTCCTTAACCCAAgaaagtcatccttcgtcaaaattacAACGCGAAATTccattttcgatataaaatgcattttagtcgattgagaaatgaaaaatgtaagttAGTACaacaaataaggatgactttccagggttgagAACATGGGACGAACAGTGCTACTTTGAACACAAAAGTACATAGGTATGTAGCTGTTGTTAAATGTACTGAGAACGATTAGTTTCTTTTTTCGCTCTCTGGTCTCAGTTTGTTTCTCCTGCACTTGACATACAAAGGACGAACTTGTAATACACTGTACCATAGTAATGTTGGGGTAGAAATATGCATTATATTACCAACTTAGtactgtttttcgtttttttttttaaggtatGTAAATGGTACGAGATTGGACGATCGATTGATTCGTGTGGACTGGGATGCTGGATTTATTGAAGGCCGCCAATATGGTAGAGGTAAAACTGGAGGACAGGTGCGAGATGAATATCGCACAGATTATGATGCCGGAAGGGGTGGCTATGGCAAACTATTATCACAGAAACTTGAAATTGGACCCAAATGCTGATACAAACAACATAttctattattttaataaattttcacaaagcgaatttgttttttttttatattttgtcagcTAAATTACTATGGCTATATATTTCTTATCATCATTATATGTTGACATTTTTCGAAAACTTGAATGTTGTGGAAGCTTTGCTCGATATGTTATCCTTATTTCTTGCCAATGTTATTTGCCAAAGAGCAACTTAGGCCAGTTCCGTCTGGTTCGACATTTAATTCAACAACAGAGCCATTTTCAACTACCATAGAAAAACGTTTCGCACGTACACCGCCTAGAGGTGGCAGATCTATGGTTAAATCTAAAGCTTTTGCAAATGCAGCTTTTGGATCAGCCAACATGCGGACTTTCCCACCGGCATTGTGTTCCTTGCCCCAAGCTGACATGACAAAAGGGTCATTGACAGATACACATACAATTTCATCGACTTTCTGTTCTGATTTAAGGCTGTCTGCTGATGCGACATAGCCGGGTAAATGCGTCTAAAATCGAATAATATAAATTAACGATTTCAATTCAATAAGATTTGGTTCTGTACCTTAGAGCAGCCTGGAGTAAATGCACCGGGAACACCGAAGATAATGACTTTCTTTCCAGAAGTTAAGTCGCCAGTATTAATTTTGTTGGCTGGAGAGTCTTCGAAGAGGTCCACAGCGGGTAATTTTTCACCAACCTGAAAATGTGATATACGTTATGATATGATATAATCATAGAAAAGTTAAAAATGAATATATGTACAGCAATGTATGTATGCACTTTacaacaaaatatttgcaaaccGGATACGTTTCTCTGTATTGTACacatatattttgcaaatttctatACTGTTTAAAATTATCGATTAAAAAAACTGCAAAAATGTTAGTACTATGACAGTATATAATAACCATAATatgtattataaaaataatttcagagatttcttcaatatttccatTTATCATGCCCATTTTACTGACAAATGCCGCATTAATCATTCGATTTTTCTCGACCTTGAACTTCAAGTTATCTTTTTTATTGTTTACTTCCTCGTCAATTACATAATTTTCATACAACATAAACCCCAAATCAGAACGCCTTTTACATTTACAAAATCTTTGTACTTACTTTAACTGGAGCCATTGTCAATAATGATGTGGAGATTTGGCGAATGGAGTTTATCTTCAACACGGGATTGCGGAATACGCGGCCAATTAGCATTTTATCGCTCTTCACTCTTCACTGTACCCAGTTGGCTTGCTAGATACGTTATTACACCAACAAGAACTCAGCGTCAAGTTCGTTAGATTGATCAGCTGATTAAATCATTTtgtatcagggatggaaaataaaatttttaagaaagtacaaataagatgtttttttgatcgaaagggtacttttcactaaatttcaaataaaattctattggaaaattattgtcaagggctcctttagaaataaaatgttgacaaaattttctatagaaataaaattttcataaaattttctatgaaaataaaatttttacaaatttttctatagaaaaaaaattttgacaaaattttccatagaaaattttctataaagataaagttttggcaaaattttctatagaaataaaatgttgacaaaaaataaaaaaaaaaattttgacaaaattttccaaaagaaaacaatattttctgcagaaacaaaactctgacaaaactttctgaagaaattaatttttgcaaaataatatttttttgatagtttttggtaagattttctcctaatgttggtactacggtactgaccaaggtgaaaaagtattgaaagaagtattatagtactgcattttccatccctgttttGTATGCAAACAATAAGGTATTTTTATGAAGGTATGTGCAAACCTTCAGCTCAATGTGTATAATAAGGTTGTATGGCCCAATCGGGTAATTGCAAATTATTTTCGGACAAtaattttgacatgattttcaAATTTCTAAACTGAGGGTTATTGCTAATGTGAAGGCAAGATTTGCAAATCGCACATCCATAGAAAAGCCATATGTTAAActtacattttttgaaaaacgaAATCAATAGAAAAAGGATTCAGTAAGCTTAATATGTAGCTACTATTTGGTTTCAATGTTTTAAAAAAGGTGGCAttctaagtatttttttttttttatttatttttagttgttttgtttgggctacaatttttatttggccatttttgtacaGATAAAAGATCGGGATATAACCATGTAAAAACGATTCGGGTTTCAAACAATTGTAATTTCATTTGTAAATAAACACATAATAGTGACATTCGTGCCTTTCATCAAATAATGCGCTTCAGATGTACGTGGCCTCAACTATCGTTATCAAACTTAATATGTGAgtcccataattttatatagcccacaatattagtttatttatatttttatgtatgtatTCCATCAACAATAAAATACGTCATCTTATAGTCCTTATATGAACCGGATTTGGCTTCATGAGCATGTAAGTTACATTATGTGAagtaataattttcgacaatttCACGTCCTAAATCTTATTATTATTGGGGAAATTTACGCCCATTAAACTAAAGGCGATTTGtttcgatttcagcttaaaattttTAGCTAAACTTCAAAAGTAGCTTACCCAacagagaaaaaattatatttatgaaattttatttgtgcaaagccctatagactgcaaggtaGTTCGATGGACGACCGTTTCGGAATAACCAcattcagcatcctctacttgcagcaaaactatcaaccaattatcacaataaattggggttattcactaaacccaaagtaaatTACACTCGAACATCCTGGAATAAAGGTTTCGATAGTCGATTTCGTctagcaaaaaatatgttgccttgatgTTGCActgctttttccctcattgtattttcgcccaaatgatagtgtctttccaaagttattgttaattcattatATTGTAGGTGATAGTGAACACAAAAACCACGATGGGGTCTTTCataatttgcaatcaatttcgaaaatgttacaccttttattccaatcgaaatcgccatgatATGGCAAAAGTCTGTCATctagttttgttttaaattttctgattcTGTTATAGGCATTAgactcaaaatctactaaaagtagatttgaaatcccttttttttAGCACAAATGACATTTGATATCTgggtaaaggtgggtattatgtTCGGATTTCGAGTCTTGCCGAAatatagaggaacaagaaactgcgcattaattgttttgatttttctgctttatattgaactgtttaaataaaataaccaCGAACATAATACTGACCCTAAAGTCGATTTTTGATGTGTGATGTGAACGGGTTATTATTGCTTAAAAGCTCCCAGCTCATCCACATGTAGATTTTTTCACAGGATCCTTGATCTTCTTTTGTATAACTAGATTGGATTGATCATGGACATTGAGAAATTTCATTAATCCGTAATCTTAGCAATATATTGAGCTTGACTATGTTACATAGCACTTGGTTTATAATTTAACCCTTGTGCACTCCTTGGGTCAATTTGAACCAACTTTGAttttaaaacgtaatttttattcctttagttATTGGATatttatctgaaatttttatttatccatTACAGGGacgaaatgtttgtttttagaagataataataaataatatacaaGGAATGCACATGGGTTAACAGTTTGGCCAACCTGCACACCATTATGACAACAATAATCTCATGTAGTAGGCAAATAATTTaaacttttgttttattacaaatataaaaatacgttCACAAAATGTAATTAAGACCTCTTATTATGATATGTGCTGCTCGGCTAGCCTCTCTATATCGTCCAGACTGAATTCCTTAagttttttatcgaaatccaaTAAAAACTCTTTGGTAAGTACAGTTGCTTGAGTTTCATTGTAGTATTTGCGAAATGAACGGTGTataatatctttaaggtcttgtttgattacaatcaaatttaatttggttccatctttaatatttggatatgatGAAATTGATTGGTCATCATTCAATGTCCTGCCAAGGATTAATATTTTCTGAGAACTCAAGGGTATATTTAGTCTCTTTTCTATTTCCTGCTTGATTTCATATATGGTGGTGGATGGTGTAACctgattaaaaatatatattatttttcaatatccGACAACTTCCAATATCAATTAATACTTACATCCAAGCTACAATCCTGACCTTTAAGAACTTTTATTATGATTTGCatattaaaaaagttaatttaactTTTTGATTGTTCGTATTCAATAATGCTGTGTATATTTTCAAGAATAAAATAGTTATATATGTGACGAATTTTAATGTTTACCTTGGTCAAGCGTACCACTTTTTTGTACAGTCGATTCCATATTTCTAGTTCAGAGAATATTAAAAAACTATCTGTTATAcatatatgaatatatatataactacaaaAGAACTTGATCAGGTATAAAACGGAGATAGCTCATGTCTATTATTTGTAGAGATCTGCAAATTATAATGAAACACAAAAACTGAGCACATCGCTAACCTTCAcgcgaaacaaaaacaaatatacttTCAACAAACATACTTGTTTACCAGAATTTACTGTAGGATATTGTAGTAAATTCCAATGTCAGGCGATGGGACTACGTACCGGATGAACGTTGTGCGGTATGGGTTAACGTATGGGTTAAAATTGAGATCCTGCGGTTAAAATTTATCCCTATTTTTGGTATGGTGGGGTGATACAGAATCTTCGAATCTCGGCGATGTAATTGTTTACTTCAAGTTCCAAGTTTGTTGAGTCGTTTCCGCTAATCGTCAATACTGATTATCTCAATTTTATTAGGGTTACTTGTACAAAATAAGTGGTAGCTGGGCCAATAATAAACGGCAAAAATCGCTCTCTATTTGATTGCTTTTAAGAAACAGTTATATTTAATGGaaattatgttttcttttttaactaacaatataattttgcaataattctaCCGAATCGCACAGCTGTTCCGTTCCACacttttcattcaacttgacaAAGTCGGGTACAAATAAATGACGGCgtttaatatatatagaaataaaattttgacaaaattttctgtagagataaaatttaaacaaataccaacatttctgaAAGGAGATGgagcatcgctgaaaaactattcAACCATTtttaggcgggtatgctaatcaGCGCAAAACCAACTGTGGGAAATATCTGTTTATGCGTCTTATGcgttttacagactatcagttattccggacgaaagtgctcgtgtcgaacatatcccatatattgtgcacattataagttaagtccgaaggcataatcgatactgctgcatgattatgagatcgataacacatttaccgattatttagtcattgccgacaagtcgtatcgatctgacacactgtaagattctttacaaacaccgacattccgtccggaataactgatagtctgtaaagcgcaataAAGGTAGTTTTAGTTAAGGTTGAGCTACCTACCAtccgttgattgaagagttaAATATTCTCTCTGAAAGCTACAGTTttgttagagtgcttcaaactgaaaaatatgaacccttccatcaacgcacggattaacgcatgaaggtgggtactatgtttgttggcacgaaaaaaacttcacttaaccattctttcgcgttgaaaaatgagagtgttgacaatacatttcgaacgaagaaaacagctattttggagctattccgcgtttatttctccgcaatttaattgacaacatcgccaaatgtcataatattttt contains these protein-coding regions:
- the Cbp20 gene encoding cap binding protein 20; this encodes MSSSSIDLSSYRDQHFKGSRSEQERSLRESSTLYVGNMSFYTTEEQIHELFSRCGEVRRIVMGLDKYKKTPCGFCFVEYYSRSEAEMAMRYVNGTRLDDRLIRVDWDAGFIEGRQYGRGKTGGQVRDEYRTDYDAGRGGYGKLLSQKLEIGPKC
- the Prx5 gene encoding peroxiredoxin 5 — its product is MLIGRVFRNPVLKINSIRQISTSLLTMAPVKVGEKLPAVDLFEDSPANKINTGDLTSGKKVIIFGVPGAFTPGCSKTHLPGYVASADSLKSEQKVDEIVCVSVNDPFVMSAWGKEHNAGGKVRMLADPKAAFAKALDLTIDLPPLGGVRAKRFSMVVENGSVVELNVEPDGTGLSCSLANNIGKK
- the LOC142220581 gene encoding ubiquitin, coding for MQIIIKVLKGQDCSLDVTPSTTIYEIKQEIEKRLNIPLSSQKILILGRTLNDDQSISSYPNIKDGTKLNLIVIKQDLKDIIHRSFRKYYNETQATVLTKEFLLDFDKKLKEFSLDDIERLAEQHIS